The Hippopotamus amphibius kiboko isolate mHipAmp2 chromosome 13, mHipAmp2.hap2, whole genome shotgun sequence sequence CCAGGGCATAAGCTAGCAGGCAGGCAAAAAGATCTTTTGAGAGGAATCACTCCATGAGTTAGGGAAGTGAATGAAAGCTGGGGGGGAATGTCACAgatgtttttaaacttaaattactGATTTCATAGCTGAAGGAATTAAGTTTTGTAGTTGAAATACAACACTTAGGGCCAGTGGGCAAAGACAATGCCTCTATACGTCAGTGCAGATTTAGAACTCTGGGGGGTTTCCTTGATGTCCCACAGGTTCCCTTTCTGACACTACCTGTGTACCTGTGTTGTTTTTTCagacctgtgtttttttttctcctttgcctttcCTCTTCCACTATTTGTTCTGCCAGTATTCTATTCTTCTAAGTATTGGGACTGTCAAAGAGTAGGCACAGATGCATTAAGTGGACAGCTGTTTAGTTATGTTTAGGATGTTATGGTCACAAAAGGCAGATACTCTCATGCTCTAAGAAAGTAAGTCTTGAATGAAGAGCTACAAGCAGACAATGGTGGATCCTAAATGTCCAACTTCTTTCCCTTAGAGCCGGCTGAGGAGGTCAAAGTGGCATCAGCGGAAGAGAGAGCACCAACAGAAGCACTGGAAACGCTGATGGGACTGAAGGCTGCTGACATGGCACCATCTCAAGAATCAGGAATGGTCCCAGCCAAGGATGTGGCGCCAGCCACAGAAACAGAGCTGGCATTGACTAAAGAAATGGAACCACCTACCAAACCAGATGTGGCACTGGCCAAGGACATGGAGTCATCCAATGAACCAGATGTGGCCTTACTCAAGGACGTGGTACTACCCCTAGAAACAGAGGCAGCACTAGTTAAGGGTGTTGTATTGCCCGTAGAAACAGATGTGTCTTTGGCCAAGGACATGGTACTGCCCACAGAAACAGAGGTAGCCCCAGCCAAGGACATAATACTATTTGAAGAAACAGAGAGGACACTGCCTGTAAAAATGGATTTGGCCCCAGCTGAGGACATGGTACCACCTACAGACCGAGAGATGGCCCCAGCCAGGGGTATAGCATCACTTTCAGAAATAGAGGCGCCACTGGATGAGGACGTTGTGTCATCCCCAGAAATATCCGCAGCCAGGGAGATAGCCCTAGCCTCAGAAACACAGGTGGCCTTGACTGGGGATGTGCCACTACCCTCAGAAACAGAGGTGGCCCTAGGCAAGGACATGACTGCAGCTCCAGAAACAGAAGGCACCCCAGTCAAGGATGTGGCTCCACCCCCAGAAATAGAGATGACCCTGGGCAAGGACGTGGCTCCACCTCAAGAAATAGAGGTGGCCCTGGTCAAGGACGTGGTTTCACCTCCAGAAACAGAGATGGCCCTGGGCAAGAACGTGGCCCTGCCCCCAGAGACAGAGGTAGCCCTGGCTAAGGATATTGCTCTGCCCTCTGGAACGGAGGTGACCCTCGGCAACAATGTGGCTCCAGCCAAGGATATTGCACCATCCTCAGAAGCAGAGGTGGCACCAGTTCCTATTAAGGACGTGGAAACTGCGCTGACACTAGAAGAAACAAGTGAGGATTCCCAATTAGACTCTCTCCAGGATGAGGGCCAGCTAGCTGCACCTCCTCTTGTGGTTTCACCAGGTATGGGCTTACGCTTACGCTTACGCAGCATTTCTGTCTACCAGGGTGTAGGCTCCAGAAGGGTAAGGGACAAATGTCATGCCAGGTAAAATTAAAGACAGACACGCTGTACTTTGCAAGTCTGTACACATTCCTGCCCCCCTAGACAGTTCTTTCTCACCTTCACCCTCTTCCAGCCGCCAGTACCTTCTCCAACCTTGTTCTCTGCTCATCTTCCTGTTTTTCTTATAGATAAttgaagcaagaaaagaaaatattcacaaacttcTACTCGCTTGTCTACGTAACTACTTGTATCTTTATCCATAGACTCTGCCTTTCTTCCTGTTGCCATCAGCAAGTGGTCCCTGCTCCTATTCATGAGGGCTGCATCTTTGTCTTGCACTAGATCCCGTCTTCTCTTGCCTACTTATGTACATTGCCCTGGCCATTCTCTCTTTTCCTGCCTCTCACCGATTTATCCCCCTTTACATTGGATCATTCCCACCAACataaaaacatttgttatttttcccttcctaaaaaaaatgaacaatccccgcaactcccccttccctcccccctccaacTACCACTCCATTTCTTTCCTGCCCTCATAGGAGCATTTCTCAAAAACTGTTCCCGTTTCCAATTTCTGAAAGGTGGAGGAGTAGCTGAAACAGTGCTTCTCTGAAACCTGTGTGGTTTTTACTTTTACCTTTAGAAGCAATCACAGCCATGGGCCAAAAGCACAACTTGCCAACAGATGAGGATTCTGTGTTAGAGGTActagagcaaaagaaaccatttaaTAGTCAACCTTCTGAACTTCCTTCAGAGACCTCAGGTAAGTCAGGAACAAAGTGGCTTCTTTGAAACCACTTAAACCGGGAAAGATGGGGAGGTGGTGGAAGATGTTGTTCCTAGTTATAAGGTGGTAATCAGCAGTACTGTTTACAAAGTCAGCTCTCTTTCTTAAacagattttttgttgtttaggcAGAAAGTCAGCttgttacatatttaaaaattatcactaCATCAACCTAGGACGTCTCATCCAGAACAGATGTTTACTATTCTAtcctgtgtggcctcaggcaggtTATTTAACTTCCCTATATCTCAGTTAACTCAGTTCTAAGATGAATGTATTGGTCAAATGTTCTGTAGACGCTTACTAGTTACAGTGTGCTCCATAGGCCAACAGCATCAGCCGttgcctgggagcttgttagaaatacgGGATCTCAGGCTCCTCCTCAGGCCTTCAGTCataatatgcattttaacaagtttCCCAGATAATTCCTGTATACATTAAGCGAGCCTAAAATACTTTCTAACTTTTCAGTTATTCAGTGAGCTTTACACGTTTTTGATGCTAAGCCAGAAGCATGTGCACGTGATTATCAACTTAGTGATTCTCTGCCTGCTTTCCTGTTACTGTGGTTAGAACATGAACTCGAGGGCAGGGACcaagacttacttcacttggaaTCTCTACTGCTTTGAACACTGTCTAGCACCAAGtaggagctaaataaataaatgatttttaaaatgtagttttagtGACTCAACATATCATTAAAGATTTCTCAAGTCCTTAGTGTGTATACACCATGCTAAGTCACACAGATATTTAAGCCTGGATCCGGTCCTTTTATAGCCTGGATGGTGAGAGAAGTTCCCAGGCATGAACTCTGAAACTAAAGATTTATCTAGTAATGGAATTAAACAGCATTAAAGATGGCACCAAATAGCTGCTGATTCATTGCCAAGTTAAATGTTATAAATGCTGTGGGTTGATAAAGCCTAGcaatttttcaagaaaaacaataattGGCCTGAGGTATTAAGTAGAGGGTAGGATTTGGAGGACATTGGAGGGATAAAGACAAGGACAATAGTCACAATTTAAGTCTCTTAATATCCTTTGAAGTCATTTATTGCATCAGACTTGGCAAGAGCTGTCCTAGACCTGCACTCACTGGGTCTCTTTCCAGGATCTTGGATCCATACTGCATTTATTGATTTAGAGGCAGGAGGTTGGACTAGCTGACTTCCTGAAACTTTTCCAAGGGTGCTCATCCTAATTGTTTTAATTCATTACCCTATTTGGCATTACGTACATATGTCTGTCTTTGCCTTTAACAACAGAACGTTGAAATCTAACACACTTGTCTTTCAAAGTAGGAGGCTCTGGTTCTAAAATAATATGACTTTTTCTCTGGCCAAAATACTAATTTCagtatcttttcttattttctttcttttttaaaatagtgtaatTCTGCCCTTCTGATTTGTTTCCCAAGTAATTGGTATAATATTGATAAGTAATTAGTATAATATTGGTGACAAACTCTTAGAATcgtaaaaattatatatttcattcaattaattaatcaatGTCACCAAAAAGAAGAGCTTACCATCATGTTACTATCCTGGGAATTATGtacctattaaaaataataacaaatataagtATCAGATGAGATTTATAGGCAGTAAGTGCTTATTAAACAGATTCGAAGAtctctgaatttcttttattaggtttcaaatattttgtaaatacgttttggaaaaaaaaatcttcacctGAGATGATGGTCTTTGatctttgtttaatatttactaATCCCCCTTAAGAgtgaaaaatgttttggaaaaaacTGTTTTCCTAAATGAATCAGTATGTGGGTTGGTGAAAATCAACTACTTAAATGAGTCACTAAAtggacttttttaaaagaaacgaTAACAAGGGGTTTTCTGTTTGGAATTTTAGCCAACTTCATGTATTGCAGGTATCCCTCCCACACAAGCCAAACAAGCGTGCAGACCCAGTGACCGCAGGTCCACCCGGCCCAGGCCGGCCAGGGTCCCTCCTGAGCTGCTGGGAGGCTCTTCTCCACGGAAGACTCTTGATCCTGGGCTGGGCCCCTGCCCTCTGTCTGAGTTGGGTTGGGTTTCTGGTTCGTCTTCCTGTGGTGAGCCTGGGAACCAGAGGAAAACTATTCATGGTGACTTCCTTGAACTCCAGAGGGGTCTTGGCAGGGAGTCCTGGGATATAGAAAGCACACCAATGatggtgaagaaaaaaaagaagaaaccaaagcaAAAGAGATATTCCCAAGCCCGGGCTGGGGTACCTTGGGACGATGACAGCGCAGATGAGCCTAAAGGTCATCCCTTTGCCGCAGACCCACAAAAGTCAGGTGTTCCCCCCAGCCAGCCCACCACTGTGGGCACAGAACATGGACTGGTATCCAGAGAAAACTTGAAAAGGGGGTGTGAAATTGACTCCAGAGCAGCTGAACTGGTAGCTGAGAACTTTGTCTCAGAGAGTCTCAGCATTCCTTCGTGTCCTTTGGAAGAACCCCCGAAGACTGCAATAAATTCTCAGCCCAAACTGAGAGTAGAGGCTGAGGTGAAAGGTAACAAGTTAGCACCGCAGAGCCAAGACAAGAAGTTACTGCAGCAAGATGAGTGCAAACCACAGCCTGCACCCCACCTCAAGACTCCTGTGGATAAAAGCCAGACAGTAGGCTCCCTCAATCTGAAAGGACCCCTGACAGAAGTTTCTGCACACGAAGTAGAACTTCTTTTGGAGATCAGACCCAGAGAGGGTTGCTCTCCTGTCTTGGACCAAGAGACTGTGGGTGGAGTTGCAAAacccaaagcagcaaaagaaCTGCCTAATTCTATACCAACTTTGACAGCAGGTAATCCATTAGTAAGTAGTCTAAAAGAAGGGAATGAGGAAAGTAAAGTGACTACTCTACAGAATGACAAACAGAAAGAGTTTTCTGAGGGAGCTGAAGAagttaaagaactaaaaaaggaAAGTATTCCCAAGCAAAGACATGAGAACAGCATCTTTGCTTCTGAGCAGTTGCAGGACACGGTGTTAGCTCAGGTTCCTGGACTAGGGAATGAACCATTTAAGAGAATGGCAGGTGATGGTAAAAgtaggaagggaaggggaagctcTGGGAAGGTGAGAACAAGTTCTGGGAAGGTGAGAGCAAGGTCTGAGCTGCCATCCCTTGCAGACAGCCCGAAGGCCAGCAGAGCTGTTCTTGTGTCAAGTGAGCCAGCCCCTAAAACagaaagaatggataaaaatgaggAGCTGGGGCTGGATTCTTCAAAATGGCCAGGGACCGTGGCTGAGCTCACTGAGGCAGTGGTGATGGGCGAGCCTAAGGAGATGACTGACCCTAGGGTGGCAGGCACCTTGCAGACGTTGATTCCTTTGGGAAATGGGTCAGGCGTGATTCAGACTTCTGGTGCTAGAACAGAAAGAGGAGCTGTAGCCATAGACATGGGTGTGAGCAACCAGAGCAAGGAGGAGAAGTGTCCTTGGATGGATCATGAGGCAGCCCCCTGGATTTCTGAAAAGCCTAAAAAAAGAGGCActgaaggcaaaaacaaaaagttcAAAAGTAATTATTCCACACAGCCTGCTAGACTGGAGAGGACGGAGGAAATCCTCAACCCACCTTTTGTAGGAAAGGATGGGGATATTCGtagtaccccccaaaaaaacaaggAATTAGAACTCACTTTCCCCAGAAATCATGACCCTTCGTTCTCATGTACGTCAGACACACCCACAGTGAAAATAGTTGAGCAACAGGATAGAAATGTTGAAGCTAATTCTGTTGAGCTTGGGTCTCTTGGtgggaacaaaacaaacacaggcAAGGACTCTGCTGTTACTGAACCAGCTACCAAGGTGACAGGTGTGAGCCGTCAAGACCAAATCCAGGGGGCAGGATTTGTTCCTTTAGTACTGTCTGAGGAGAATAAGACAGATGTGGCCGAGGGACATACTGCAGTTGCTGACGAACCAAATAAAAGTAATGATGGAAAAAGCAGAAAGGTTAAAAATAGTTTCCCTGAGAAGCACATTCTGGAGGATAAGATAGATGCAACAAAAATATATGTTCCCATGGAAACCATAGAGGACCACAGAATTGAAGGAATGGGCTATGtggatgaaaatagaaatattacaTTTACCTGCCCCAGAGCAGCACCAGGGTTGATGAATAAGTCAGTTTCCCTAGAGGCTCAGGAATCAGCAGCCTGTGAAAAACTGCCCACTTCTCCTTCTCACATAGTAAAGGAAAGTGATTCATTTCCAGACACCTTGGCAGAAAGTGGGCAAGAGACAACTCCAGCCCAGATTTCCAAATCATTAGAGGTAGATAATTGCAGCAAAGATGGAGTTCCAGATGAAGAAAGACCCAAGGCTCCCTCTGCTGTTATGCCCTCTACAAGCACAGGAGGAGTTGCCCCAACTTTGACAGCAGCCATAGAAACAGTTAACAATCATGGAGGTAACTGTCTTCAGAATAAAGATGAGCTTGCTGGtcccaagaaaaacaaagcagggatAGAAGGAGGGCATGTGATAGGAGAATCTGAGTCAGTGCCCAGTGGTGCATCAAAGCACTCAGGAGAGAAAACCACAGAGCCAGCAGGGGCATGCCTTCTTTCTGCGGTGCCCACAGAAGACCAGAGCCTGGCAGGTGGGGTCAGAGTCCTAGAAGCATGTGCAGATAGGAGTAATTTTCCAACATGTCcagtaaacaaaaagaaagagtctgaggaaGGTTCTGCTCCAGTTCCAATTCCTGACCTACTGGGAGACAAAGCACAAAAGCCCAGTTTCTGTGAGGACGAAAGTGCTGAAAATAGAGATTCCAAGGGCCCAGATAGTTTGAATAAGAAGATAGATATGACTCTTTTGCCTCTAGAAAGTAGAAAGGCTAAATTGGAAGAAATCAGTCTGGATTCTGAAATCAGAGAAATGGCACCATCAGGACTCCAGTCAGATGTCTTAGATGGCGAAGTTGAAGTGACTCCTTCAAGGGTGGTAGATGAGTTAGTAGTGACTGCTTCTGAGGCGCCGCAACTCCCAGAACCCAAAGACAAGATCTTGGAGGCACCtgagaaaatgacagaaaaaccTGAACCAAAGGCattgggagaagggaagaaggaagataaaAGCAGAACGGTAGAACCCATGAAAGGCTACATGAGACCCACGAAGTCCCGAGGACTCACTCCACTTCTTCCGAAGTCTGCAGTCCAGGAACGAGAGCGATCCAAGCAGCTCAAGTCCAGTGGTATGAACCTGCCGTGGGGAAGTGTGTGTGCTTATGGCTTTTGGTCAGCACCAGAAAGGCAAAGAGCTTGTGCTTTGGTTCCATCCAGACTCTAATCATCCTTGTTAACCATTGGTTTGTTGGCATGAAGACCTGTAATTGCTAATTATGTGTTTTCTGCAGCCAAGGCATGCCTTGTGTCCAGCTTGGGAGGCTGGTGACTTGGTTGCATGCCTTTTTACCCAGCACTGAACCTTGACTTTCAGGGGAAGTTGAATTTCAAACAATAAATTGTTTAGCAGAAAGCCTATCACCATCCACAAtattcttaactttaaaaaaaaaagtgtgcctCCTATGTGTAAAGTTTACAGCCAAATTTTAATCATTTCATGTCCAgttgtgtgtgtgggtttttttttttttaatctttcagtatatacatatgtaacttGTGCTGGTGGGACTAAATATCCAAATTGCTTTTGGATTAAATGAAAATGGCCAGTCCCTTATGGTAGCCTCCAACCAGATTGGTAGGCACAGACTCTATTTGTGTTTCTAGTAGTGGGAAATGATCTCAGTGATGCAGCTGTATCTCTTACCAGTTTGTTGCTTACAGTCATTGGCCCAGAGTTTTGCAGGGGTTAGAGTTTGGGCATAGCCTGTGTCCATGAAACACAGTCCATATCCATGGGCAAGTCTATAAAACTTGCCCACTTAGGATTCCTCATAAT is a genomic window containing:
- the MAP4 gene encoding microtubule-associated protein 4 isoform X10 is translated as MADLSLADALTEPPPEIEEEIKRDFIATLEAEAFDDVVGETVGKTDYIPLLDVDEKTGNSESKKKPCSDTSQVEGTPSSRAAVLANGDHGTEGNKDATGSPTEFLEEKMAYQGYQNSQNWPENTNFCFEPEQVVNPIQTDPFKMHRDDSLEDLLFLPSGTTNASASAEQNDPLKDSYGMFPCDTFAPAAVVPQGWSVEAPNPLHSESFISPEDITQPLQPAAEPAEEVKVASAEERAPTEALETLMGLKAADMAPSQESGMVPAKDVAPATETELALTKEMEPPTKPDVALAKDMESSNEPDVALLKDVVLPLETEAALVKGVVLPVETDVSLAKDMVLPTETEVAPAKDIILFEETERTLPVKMDLAPAEDMVPPTDREMAPARGIASLSEIEAPLDEDVVSSPEISAAREIALASETQVALTGDVPLPSETEVALGKDMTAAPETEGTPVKDVAPPPEIEMTLGKDVAPPQEIEVALVKDVVSPPETEMALGKNVALPPETEVALAKDIALPSGTEVTLGNNVAPAKDIAPSSEAEVAPVPIKDVETALTLEETSEDSQLDSLQDEGQLAAPPLVVSPEAITAMGQKHNLPTDEDSVLEVLEQKKPFNSQPSELPSETSGIPPTQAKQACRPSDRRSTRPRPARVPPELLGGSSPRKTLDPGLGPCPLSELGWVSGSSSCGEPGNQRKTIHGDFLELQRGLGRESWDIESTPMMVKKKKKKPKQKRYSQARAGVPWDDDSADEPKGHPFAADPQKSGVPPSQPTTVGTEHGLVSRENLKRGCEIDSRAAELVAENFVSESLSIPSCPLEEPPKTAINSQPKLRVEAEVKGNKLAPQSQDKKLLQQDECKPQPAPHLKTPVDKSQTVGSLNLKGPLTEVSAHEVELLLEIRPREGCSPVLDQETVGGVAKPKAAKELPNSIPTLTAGNPLVSSLKEGNEESKVTTLQNDKQKEFSEGAEEVKELKKESIPKQRHENSIFASEQLQDTVLAQVPGLGNEPFKRMAGDGKSRKGRGSSGKVRTSSGKVRARSELPSLADSPKASRAVLVSSEPAPKTERMDKNEELGLDSSKWPGTVAELTEAVVMGEPKEMTDPRVAGTLQTLIPLGNGSGVIQTSGARTERGAVAIDMGVSNQSKEEKCPWMDHEAAPWISEKPKKRGTEGKNKKFKSNYSTQPARLERTEEILNPPFVGKDGDIRSTPQKNKELELTFPRNHDPSFSCTSDTPTVKIVEQQDRNVEANSVELGSLGGNKTNTGKDSAVTEPATKVTGVSRQDQIQGAGFVPLVLSEENKTDVAEGHTAVADEPNKSNDGKSRKVKNSFPEKHILEDKIDATKIYVPMETIEDHRIEGMGYVDENRNITFTCPRAAPGLMNKSVSLEAQESAACEKLPTSPSHIVKESDSFPDTLAESGQETTPAQISKSLEVDNCSKDGVPDEERPKAPSAVMPSTSTGGVAPTLTAAIETVNNHGGNCLQNKDELAGPKKNKAGIEGGHVIGESESVPSGASKHSGEKTTEPAGACLLSAVPTEDQSLAGGVRVLEACADRSNFPTCPVNKKKESEEGSAPVPIPDLLGDKAQKPSFCEDESAENRDSKGPDSLNKKIDMTLLPLESRKAKLEEISLDSEIREMAPSGLQSDVLDGEVEVTPSRVVDELVVTASEAPQLPEPKDKILEAPEKMTEKPEPKALGEGKKEDKSRTVEPMKGYMRPTKSRGLTPLLPKSAVQERERSKQLKSSGIAKPEEGRPAGSVTGNDITAPPNKELPPSPEKKTKPLATTQPAKTSTSKAKTQPTSLPKQPAPTTFGGSNKKPMSLASGSVPAAPPKRPAAATARPSTLPSKDTKPKQPVAEAKIPEKRASPSKPASPSKAVSAPAVKPGSKSTQTVPKATAPATLASAGPSSRSPSTPLPKRPTAVKTEGKPADIKKVAAKSAPADLSRPKSTSTSSVKKSTAVPGVAPPAGVAPSRVKPTATPPRPPGTPTVDKKPTSAKPSSSAPRLGRVATNASAPDLKNVRSKVGSTENIKHQPGGGRVQIQNKKVDISKVSSKCGSKANIKHKPGGGDVKIESQKLNFKEKAQAKVGSLDNVGHLPAGGAVKTEGGGSEAPPCPGPPAGEEPAIPEAAPEAGAPASASGLSGHTTLAGGGDQREAQTLDSQIQETSI